The following proteins come from a genomic window of Populus nigra chromosome 6, ddPopNigr1.1, whole genome shotgun sequence:
- the LOC133696177 gene encoding sodium/hydrogen exchanger 1-like, with product MADILWKMGAMLSSDHSSVVPINLFVALLCACIVIGHLLEEQRWMNESITALAVGLCTGVVILLTTGGKSSHLLVFSEDLFFIYLLPPIIFNAGFQVKKKQFFRNFMTIMLFGAVGTLISTAIISIGATHFFKKMNISSLRIGDYLAIGAIFSATDSVCTLQVLNQDETPLLYSLVFGEGVVNDATSVVLFHAIQSIDLSHINSSIAAEFLGNFLYLFISSTILGVLTGLLSAYIIKKLYFGRHSTDREVALMILMAYLSYMLAELFYLSAILTVFFCGIVMSHYTWHNVTESSRITTKHAFATWSFVAEIFIFLYVGMDALDIEKWKVVSDSPGTSVMVSSILLGLVLVGRAAFVFPLSFLSNLTKKFPYEKIDIKQQVTIWWAGLMRGAVSMALAYNQFTRSGHTHLHGNAIMITSTITVVLFSTVVFGLMTKPLVRILLPSQKHTASMLSSEPSSPKSFAVPLLNRQDSEDNQASHNVPRRTSLRMLLSTPSHTVHHYWRKFDNSFMRPVFGGRGFVPFVPCSPTDQSVHQWQ from the exons ATGGCAGATATTTTATGGAAAATGGGAGCAATGTTATCGTCTGATCATAGCTCAGTGGTGCCAATAAACCTGTTCGTGGCACTACTTTGTGCGTGTATAGTAATTGGTCATTTACTAGAGGAGCAGCGATGGATGAACGAGTCCATTACTGCACTTGCTGTA GGTTTGTGCACTGGAGTTGTGATTTTGCTAACAACAGGAGGAAAGAGCTCGCATCTCTTAGTTTTCAGCGaagatttattctttatttatctGCTTCCGCCAATCATCTTTAACGCTGG GTTCCAGGTAAAGAAGAAGCAGTTTTTCCGCAACTTCATGACTATCATGCTGTTTGGCGCAGTCGGTACTCTGATATCCACTGCCATCATTTCAATAG GCGCCACTcactttttcaagaaaatgaacATCAGTTCCCTCAGAATTGGAGACTATCTTG CAATTGGAGCAATATTTTCAGCCACGGATTCTGTTTGTACCTTGCAG GTTCTTAACCAGGATGAGACGCCTTTATTATACAGTCTGGTTTTTGGGGAAGGTGTGGTAAATGATGCAACATCAGTGGTGCTTTTCCATGCAATTCAGAGCATTGACCTATCTCACATCAACTCAAGCATTGCAGCTGAATTTCTCGGAAACTTTCTATATTTGTTTATCTCAAGCACCATACTGGGAGTTCTA ACTGGACTACTTAGTGCATACATTATCAAAAAGCTCTACTTCGGCAG GCATTCTACCGATCGTGAGGTTGCTCTTATGATACTCATGGCTTACCTTTCATATATGTTGGCCGAG CTATTCTATCTAAGCGCCATTCTCACTGTGTTCTTTTGTGGGATTGTTATGTCTCATTACACATGGCACAATGTAACTGAAAGTTCAAGGATAACAACTAA GCATGCTTTTGCTACTTGGTCATTTGTTGCTGAGATCTTCATCTTCCTCTATGTTGGCATGGATGCCTTGGATATTGAAAAATGGAAGGTTGTAAGTGATAG CCCTGGAACATCAGTTATGGTGAGTTCAATACTCTTGGGATTGGTTCTAGTTGGAAGAGCAGCCTTTGTTTTCCCTCTATCCTTTTTATCCAACTTGACTAAGAAGTTCCCGTATGAGAAAATAGACATAAAGCAACAA GTAACAATATGGTGGGCAGGTCTTATGCGTGGTGCTGTTTCTATGGCTCTTGCTTATAATCAG TTCACCAGGTCAGGCCATACTCATTTGCATGGCAATGCAATCATGATCACCAGCACAATTACAGTTGTCCTTTTCAGCACAGTG GTGTTTGGATTGATGACCAAACCACTAGTGAGGATCTTGCTTCCATCACAAAAACACACTGCCAGCATGTTGTCTTCTGAACCATCTAGTCCTAAATCCTTTGCTGTGCCACTGCTCAATAGACAGGATTCAGAGGACAACCAGGCCAGCCACAACGTGCCCCGTCGAACCAGCTTGAGGATGCTCTTGAGCACCCCTTCTCACACAGTCCACCACTACTGGAGAAAATTTGATAATAGCTTCATGCGACCTGTTTTTGGTGGCCGGGGTTTTGTACCATTTGTACCTTGCTCCCCCACTGACCAAAGCGTTCATCAATGGCAGTGA